A stretch of DNA from Candidatus Thermoplasmatota archaeon:
GGCGGGCCTCGCGGAGGCGTACCAGTGGCTTCCCGGCGCGTGGCAGCCCCACGATGGGCAGATCTACATGCGCCAAGCCGACTACGACCAAACGTGCATGCCGACGTCGCTCGCGCGGTTCTAGCGGCTGTCGCGGGCGCCACGGCGATTCAGTTGGGCTTCTCTTCCATGAAGCTCATCAAATCCCTTGCGAAGCGTTCCGGCTGTTCCCAGTGAACCGCGTGGCCCGTGCCCTCGTAAACCCTGAGCCGCGAGCCCGGGATTGCGGCAAGCTGTGCATCTTGATCGCTTCGCGGGACGAACCCATCTTGCTCGCCCCAGACGAGCAAAGTCGGCGCTGCAATCTTGTGCAGATCGAACGAGAAGTCGTCGCGCATGTCGGCCAGCACGCCTTTCCACACGCGCGCCGGCATCTTCATGCTCTCTTGCACAGCGGTCTCGAAGAACGCCTGCGGCACCGGCCGGATGATCGTGCTCTTTTGGAATTCGCGCACGAAATCCCGGTCGACAGGACCCTCCATTTGCTCGATCACTCCCGCAAGCTCCTGGGCGGCCTTGCTGTTGGCCAGGCTGTGGAACGCGCCCACCAGACAGAGCGCAGAGACGCGACGGGGATGGTCGATCGCGAGGCGTTGGGCAATCGTTCCGCCCATGGAATGGCCTACGACGACGGCGGCCGGGACGTCGAGTGCGTCCAAGAACGCCGCCGCGTCGGCCGCAAAGTCGGCGGGGCGGTAGTGCCTCTCGGGACGGCTTGAGTCCCCGTGGCCTCGCTGCGTGGGGGCCAACACGCGGATGGCGCTTGGCAAATGCCGCATGAGCGGTTCGAACGAATGCCAGGAGTCGCTGAAACCGTGCAAGAACAGCACGGGCCGTCCAGCGGAATCTCCCTGCTCAGCGTATTGGAGCGTCGCACCCGTCGGAAGGTCGACAGACTTGATCTGTGGCATCTCGCGCACTTCTCCGGTCGTCATGGTCACGGATGACTCCTCATCCACGGTTTCCCGCGAACGGACGGATGTCCCGTGGGCTTTCATACTTTCTGTTGGAAAGACGTGGCGAGAACCTCGCTGCCTCGGACCGGTTCTGAAAACGTTCCGGACGCGTCCGCCACGCGACAAGCGCGATCACGATCGA
This window harbors:
- a CDS encoding alpha/beta hydrolase; its protein translation is MTTGEVREMPQIKSVDLPTGATLQYAEQGDSAGRPVLFLHGFSDSWHSFEPLMRHLPSAIRVLAPTQRGHGDSSRPERHYRPADFAADAAAFLDALDVPAAVVVGHSMGGTIAQRLAIDHPRRVSALCLVGAFHSLANSKAAQELAGVIEQMEGPVDRDFVREFQKSTIIRPVPQAFFETAVQESMKMPARVWKGVLADMRDDFSFDLHKIAAPTLLVWGEQDGFVPRSDQDAQLAAIPGSRLRVYEGTGHAVHWEQPERFARDLMSFMEEKPN